ACCAGCGACGTCGAGAACTACCCCGGCTTCGTGGACGCGGTGATGGGACCCGACCTGATGGGGACCTTTCGGGCCCAGGCGGCCCGCTTCGGGGCCGACATCCTCACCAACAAAGTGTCCCGGGTGGATCTCTCGAGCCGTCCCTTCTCGGTGTGGACCGATGGCAACACCCCTGCGAGCAGCCCGGAGCCGACGTTCCAGACCCGCTCGTTGATCGTCGCCACGGGCGCTCGGGCGCTCCTGCTCGGACTTCCCGCCGAGCAGCGGCTGCTGGGCCGCGGGGTGTCGACGTGTGCCACCTGCGACGGCTTCTTCTTCAAGGAACGACACCTCGGGGTGGTCGGTGGTGGTGACTCCGCCATCGAGGAGGCGTTGTTCCTCACCAAGTTCGCCAAGACCGTCACCGTGATCCACCGCCGCAAGGAGCTCAGGGCGTCCAAGATCATGCAGGACCGCGCCTTCCGCAATCCCAAGCTCGACTTCCGCTGGGACTCGGTGGTGACAGAGATCCAT
This genomic window from Acidimicrobiales bacterium contains:
- the trxB gene encoding thioredoxin-disulfide reductase, with the translated sequence MSNIRDVIIVGSGPAGLTAAIYTARANLAPLVIEGEPSSTGDQPGGQLMLTSDVENYPGFVDAVMGPDLMGTFRAQAARFGADILTNKVSRVDLSSRPFSVWTDGNTPASSPEPTFQTRSLIVATGARALLLGLPAEQRLLGRGVSTCATCDGFFFKERHLGVVGGGDSAIEEALFLTKFAKTVTVIHRRKELRASKIMQDRAFRNPKLDFRWDSVVTEIHGEGSVTGVRLRDVITGEESALELGGLFVAIGHAPNTDLFRGQLDMDQNGYISTHDGSKTSVEGVFASGDVQDSVYRQAVTAAGSGCMAAIDAERWLEAAEHAAAQARSHA